The Desulfovibrio psychrotolerans genome includes the window TAAGAAGGAAGCCGCCAAGCGCCTGTATGGTGACGAGGACACGGAAGAGACGAAGCCCAAACCCAAAAAGAAGAAAAAAGCCGCCGCCAAAACGGCTGAAGCCAAGACGGAAAAAAAAGTGACGGGTGACCTTGCCGTTGCGCCTGAGCCTGAACAGAAGGCGGGAACCGAACCCGTCGATACTGACGGTACAGGCAAGGACCCCGTTGCCGCCGCAACCGATGCTGCCGCAAACAATGCCACCGGGGATAAGGCATGAGCGATACCCCCAAGACCCCGCTTGACGACGGGCGGGAAGAACAGGACGCTTCTGCGGATACCCCCGGAGAGGATTCCGGCATTTCTTCCGGAGCGTCTGAAATCACGCCCGGAGACGCCGTTTCGGACACGACCGGTGCGGTTTCCGGTAATTCCGTTACCCCGTCTGGCGGCACAGAAGATGATTCCAACGCCGGGCCGAATGCGTCTGTTGACATGCCCGCAGGCGAACCTGCTGGCGAGTCAGTTGACGATTCCGGCCCGGCGGATTCGGAATCCGTTCCCCACCCTCCGCCGCCTTTCCCTTTTGAACAGGACCCGGAGACCGGAGCGTCGGACGATCCTTCCCTGACCGCCTCCTCTGAGGATGATGACGACGACGAAGAAGAAGAAGAAGAAGAAGAAGAAGA containing:
- the tatB gene encoding Sec-independent protein translocase protein TatB, encoding MFGIGTTEILVILVVALIVLGPKSLPKIARSMGKGLAEFRRVSTDFQRTINLEVDMEEHEKRKKEAAKRLYGDEDTEETKPKPKKKKKAAAKTAEAKTEKKVTGDLAVAPEPEQKAGTEPVDTDGTGKDPVAAATDAAANNATGDKA